One genomic window of Mucilaginibacter sp. SJ includes the following:
- a CDS encoding MBL fold metallo-hydrolase, with protein sequence MAKVISFVNNPYQENTYILYDETGECVIIDPGMYTAPEQNTVVSFIKNNNLKPVMLLNTHCHIDHVLGNKFVFDQYGLKPRFHVGESEVLAAVVAYAPSMGFLYDVSPMPDDFLTETGTIHFGNTTLHLIFAPGHSPAHLCFYDKEAKILIGGDVLFRQSIGRTDLPGGNFTQLIDNIETKLFTLPDDVTVYPGHGPETTIGYEKQNNPFLT encoded by the coding sequence ATGGCAAAAGTTATATCATTTGTAAATAACCCTTACCAGGAAAATACTTATATTTTGTATGATGAAACCGGCGAATGCGTGATCATTGACCCGGGCATGTATACTGCACCAGAGCAAAACACTGTTGTTAGCTTTATCAAAAACAATAACCTGAAGCCTGTTATGCTGCTCAACACCCATTGCCATATCGATCATGTGCTGGGCAATAAATTTGTGTTCGACCAGTATGGCCTTAAACCCCGTTTCCACGTTGGCGAGTCGGAAGTGTTGGCGGCCGTAGTAGCTTATGCGCCATCTATGGGTTTTCTTTATGATGTATCACCAATGCCTGATGATTTTTTGACCGAAACCGGCACCATCCATTTTGGCAATACTACGCTGCATTTGATCTTTGCGCCGGGGCATTCGCCTGCTCATTTGTGTTTTTATGATAAAGAGGCTAAGATCCTGATAGGGGGCGATGTCCTGTTCAGGCAAAGCATCGGTCGTACGGATTTACCGGGGGGCAACTTTACCCAGCTGATAGATAATATCGAAACTAAGCTGTTTACCCTGCCCGATGATGTTACCGTTTACCCGGGCCACGGCCCCGAAACAACCATCGGCTACGAAAAACAAAACAATCCGTTTTTAACTTAG
- the rpmB gene encoding 50S ribosomal protein L28: MSRICDLTGKGSIVGNNVSNSNVKTKRRFHPNLKLKKFYIPEEDKWITLKVSTSAVKTISKNGITACINKFVKKGYI; this comes from the coding sequence ATGTCAAGAATTTGTGATCTAACAGGAAAAGGATCTATCGTAGGTAACAACGTTTCAAACTCAAACGTTAAAACAAAACGCAGGTTTCATCCTAACTTGAAACTAAAAAAGTTTTATATTCCTGAAGAAGATAAATGGATTACCTTAAAGGTATCTACTTCTGCTGTAAAAACTATCAGCAAAAACGGTATTACCGCCTGCATCAATAAATTTGTTAAAAAAGGCTACATTTAG
- a CDS encoding FtsX-like permease family protein, giving the protein MNTSIYIAKRYLFSGKKMHAINIISGISMLGVLIGSAALLIILSVFNGFEKVILSLYSNFTPEIKIEAKLGKTFNPNTPYFASLHKDAHVFSFTQVLQEKALIKYGDKPFLGTVMGVSDDFLKNNQLDSTIASGSFTLKSGDQNFAVIGATIQGSLGINVHDELSPMQIYSPRRDAENSVNPLNEFVVRSINPSGVFAIQQEFDDIAVAPIGFARDLLDQPVNVSSLQLNFKRGTNIDAMQKDIQDKIGNDFTVKNRKEQNSELYKTLNYESWAVYMILTFVLIIAIFNIIGSLTMLVIDKRKDIAILSGLGANKNMIQGIFFFEGMMITAIGCIIGITLGIIFCLLQQHYGWIKMGAKMSVLDSYPIDLKIKDFGLVLLTVGGISVIAAGISARLSIKGLDEIKQDL; this is encoded by the coding sequence TTGAACACCTCCATTTACATAGCAAAGCGTTACCTGTTTTCGGGAAAAAAAATGCATGCTATCAATATTATTTCGGGTATATCCATGTTGGGGGTACTCATTGGCAGCGCGGCATTGCTTATTATCCTTTCGGTATTCAATGGTTTTGAAAAAGTTATCCTTTCGTTATACAGCAACTTTACGCCCGAAATAAAGATAGAAGCGAAGCTTGGCAAAACCTTCAATCCCAATACACCTTATTTCGCGTCTTTGCACAAAGATGCCCACGTATTTTCCTTTACCCAGGTGCTGCAGGAAAAAGCCCTGATCAAATATGGTGACAAGCCATTTTTAGGCACCGTAATGGGCGTGAGCGATGATTTTTTGAAAAACAACCAGCTCGATAGTACCATAGCCAGCGGCTCATTCACGCTTAAAAGCGGCGATCAAAATTTTGCTGTTATTGGCGCTACCATACAGGGTAGCTTAGGTATTAATGTTCATGATGAGCTTTCGCCCATGCAGATCTATTCACCGCGGCGCGACGCGGAAAACTCGGTCAATCCTTTAAATGAATTTGTTGTACGCAGCATTAACCCATCAGGAGTGTTTGCTATACAGCAGGAATTTGATGATATAGCTGTAGCCCCCATCGGGTTTGCCCGCGACCTGCTTGACCAGCCGGTAAATGTTTCTTCACTTCAGCTTAATTTTAAGCGCGGCACCAATATCGACGCCATGCAAAAAGACATCCAGGATAAAATAGGGAATGATTTTACGGTAAAAAACCGCAAGGAACAAAACAGCGAACTTTACAAAACCCTTAATTACGAAAGCTGGGCGGTTTACATGATCCTTACCTTTGTGCTTATCATCGCAATATTTAATATCATTGGCTCGTTAACCATGCTGGTTATTGATAAGCGCAAGGACATAGCCATTTTAAGCGGGCTGGGCGCCAATAAAAATATGATCCAGGGGATTTTCTTTTTTGAGGGAATGATGATCACCGCTATTGGCTGTATTATCGGCATAACGCTGGGCATCATTTTTTGCCTGCTGCAGCAGCATTACGGATGGATAAAAATGGGGGCCAAAATGTCGGTGTTAGACTCGTATCCTATCGACCTTAAAATTAAGGATTTTGGCCTGGTACTGCTAACCGTTGGCGGCATTTCGGTAATAGCTGCCGGCATCAGCGCCCGTTTAAGTATTAAAGGATTGGATGAAATCAAACAGGATTTGTAA
- a CDS encoding peptidoglycan DD-metalloendopeptidase family protein: MDRHTLFANYVNNHLEAIGKVVDFDADHDRLYHFDLTAANKELTAEVINKPWMFSQLVNQKLRENNCRYGIGGYMEHRTIYAFSSHFDTDDEPRRLHLGVDIWSDAGTPVYAPLDGMVHSYQDNNTIGDYGPTIILQHDLDGLTLYSLYGHLSRKSLEGLSEGMPVSKNRQIATFGNANENGHWPPHLHFQLMFDMEGKQGDYPGVAKFSEKEIWQKNIPDPGLILRFPQAVNVG, translated from the coding sequence ATGGACCGGCACACGCTGTTTGCTAATTACGTTAACAATCATCTCGAAGCCATTGGCAAAGTGGTTGATTTTGATGCAGATCATGACCGCCTTTACCATTTTGACCTTACCGCCGCCAATAAGGAATTGACGGCTGAGGTTATTAACAAGCCGTGGATGTTTAGCCAGTTAGTGAACCAAAAACTGCGCGAAAACAATTGCCGTTACGGCATTGGCGGGTATATGGAACACCGTACCATTTATGCCTTTAGCAGTCATTTTGACACAGATGATGAGCCCCGGCGCCTGCATTTGGGCGTCGATATCTGGAGCGACGCCGGAACGCCGGTATATGCCCCGCTTGATGGCATGGTACACAGTTACCAGGATAATAATACCATTGGCGATTACGGCCCAACCATTATTTTACAACACGACCTTGATGGCTTAACCCTTTACAGCCTGTACGGGCATTTAAGCCGTAAAAGCCTGGAAGGGCTTTCTGAAGGTATGCCTGTATCTAAAAACCGGCAAATAGCAACCTTTGGCAATGCCAATGAAAATGGCCATTGGCCGCCGCATTTACATTTCCAGCTTATGTTTGATATGGAAGGTAAACAGGGAGATTATCCCGGCGTAGCTAAGTTTTCAGAAAAAGAGATCTGGCAGAAAAATATACCTGACCCCGGGTTGATATTGAGGTTTCCGCAGGCGGTGAATGTAGGGTAG
- a CDS encoding DUF4295 domain-containing protein translates to MAKKVVATLKVAGKGKEYSKVITMNKSPKTGAYSFKEQIVPNDLVKDAIAGKTI, encoded by the coding sequence ATGGCAAAGAAAGTAGTTGCAACGCTGAAAGTAGCAGGTAAAGGCAAAGAATATTCAAAAGTGATCACCATGAATAAATCACCTAAAACTGGTGCTTATTCATTCAAAGAGCAAATTGTCCCTAACGATTTAGTTAAGGATGCAATTGCAGGTAAAACTATATAA
- a CDS encoding IS110 family transposase, with translation MLKYSLGIDISQKDFHACLSVIDANQQVKVKASHKFSNQSTGYKELLGWISNHRKELNIPLFIVMEATGVYYESCAMYLFKAGFELAVVLPNKAKKYMQALGLKTKNDKIDAIGLARMGAEQCLELWQPMDDFFYTLRALTRHHQSLQEVKTNISNQLHADEHSIYSNKKVTKQLKKLISTIEKEMLEMKQEIDKQVFSDPEIAKKVKHITDIKGLGNITVATILAETNGFTLFRSISQLVSFSGYDVVENQSGKRTGKTRISKKGNSHIRRVLHLPAFNMIRYDVGNFRSFFDRILKRHGQKMKAYVAVQKKLLVLIYTLWKKNEAFKIDKASTQNISGEKETEPSFA, from the coding sequence ATGTTAAAGTATTCTCTTGGCATCGATATTTCTCAAAAAGATTTTCATGCCTGTCTCTCCGTTATTGATGCCAATCAACAAGTAAAAGTAAAAGCCAGCCACAAGTTTTCCAACCAGTCAACAGGGTATAAGGAATTGCTGGGGTGGATTAGTAATCACAGAAAGGAGTTAAACATTCCGCTATTTATTGTGATGGAAGCTACAGGGGTTTATTACGAGTCTTGTGCAATGTATTTGTTTAAGGCTGGATTTGAGCTTGCCGTAGTATTACCCAACAAAGCGAAAAAGTACATGCAGGCCCTGGGGCTTAAAACTAAGAATGACAAGATAGATGCCATCGGCCTTGCCCGTATGGGTGCCGAGCAATGCCTGGAATTATGGCAGCCTATGGATGATTTTTTTTATACGCTGCGCGCACTTACCCGCCATCATCAAAGTCTTCAGGAAGTGAAAACTAATATAAGCAATCAGTTGCATGCGGATGAACACAGCATTTACAGCAATAAAAAGGTAACAAAACAACTCAAAAAACTGATCTCGACTATAGAAAAAGAGATGTTGGAAATGAAACAGGAAATAGATAAGCAGGTTTTCAGTGATCCGGAAATTGCCAAGAAAGTAAAACATATAACCGATATAAAAGGGCTTGGTAATATAACCGTAGCAACAATCCTTGCAGAAACCAATGGCTTTACTTTATTCAGGTCTATTAGCCAATTGGTGAGTTTCTCTGGTTATGATGTGGTAGAAAATCAGTCAGGCAAGCGCACTGGTAAAACCAGAATCTCTAAAAAGGGTAACAGTCATATTCGGCGGGTATTACACTTACCTGCGTTTAACATGATCCGTTATGATGTTGGCAATTTCAGGAGTTTCTTTGATCGTATTCTTAAGCGGCATGGTCAGAAAATGAAAGCGTATGTTGCAGTCCAAAAGAAATTATTGGTACTTATTTATACATTATGGAAGAAAAATGAAGCTTTCAAAATTGATAAAGCTTCGACACAAAATATATCTGGAGAAAAGGAGACGGAGCCTTCTTTCGCTTAG
- the rbfA gene encoding 30S ribosome-binding factor RbfA has protein sequence MESKRQQKFAGVIQEDLAAIFQREGMNYLPNTLVTITKVRVTPDLAIARIFLSFLGNPNVQTALHTIKSHASEIRYKLGARIKDQVRIIPQLEFFVDDTSEYVERMDKIFDKISKEERQPDTEEN, from the coding sequence ATGGAATCAAAACGTCAGCAAAAATTTGCCGGAGTAATACAGGAAGACCTTGCAGCTATTTTTCAGCGCGAAGGCATGAATTATTTGCCTAATACCCTGGTAACCATAACCAAGGTACGTGTAACGCCCGATTTGGCCATAGCCCGTATATTTTTAAGCTTTTTGGGCAATCCTAATGTGCAAACCGCTTTGCATACCATCAAATCGCACGCTTCGGAGATCAGGTACAAACTGGGCGCCCGCATCAAAGACCAGGTAAGGATCATTCCGCAGCTTGAGTTTTTTGTTGATGACACCAGCGAATACGTTGAACGCATGGACAAGATCTTTGATAAGATCAGTAAAGAGGAACGCCAGCCCGATACCGAAGAAAACTGA
- the rimO gene encoding 30S ribosomal protein S12 methylthiotransferase RimO produces MKTKEISRPAAKQTKPRVNVVTLGCSKNIYDSEILMGQLKGNQFDVVHEAEKVGKNDIIVINTCGFIDNAKQESIDTILQYSELKEQGKVGKVIVTGCLSERYKPELEAEITNVDAYFGTNDLQNLLATVGANYKHELIGERLLTTPSHFAYFKIAEGCNRPCSFCAIPLMRGKHLSSPIEQLVEDAKKLAKNGTKELILIAQDLTYYGLDLYGKRNLDELLRRLSDVNGIEWIRLQYAYPSGFPMEILDVMNERENICKYMDMPLQHITDNMLKSMRRGITKQKTIDIVNEIRDRLPGIAMRTTLITGYPGETQQDFEEMAQWVEDTKFDRLGCFTYSHEEKTHAHTLVDDVPEEVKQERADAIMEIQQGISFDKNQEKIGNTYKVLIDKKDGGYFVGRTEFDSPEVDNEVLIDASIDYATVGSFVNVKIDSAEDFDLYGQIVK; encoded by the coding sequence ATGAAGACAAAGGAAATTTCACGCCCCGCGGCTAAGCAAACTAAACCTCGTGTTAACGTGGTTACGTTAGGTTGCTCAAAAAATATTTACGATTCGGAGATATTGATGGGCCAGTTGAAGGGCAACCAGTTTGATGTGGTGCATGAGGCCGAGAAGGTAGGCAAAAATGATATTATAGTAATTAATACCTGTGGCTTTATTGATAATGCCAAGCAGGAGTCGATAGATACTATTCTGCAATACAGCGAACTTAAAGAGCAGGGCAAAGTAGGCAAGGTGATTGTTACCGGCTGCCTGAGCGAACGCTATAAGCCCGAACTCGAAGCCGAGATTACCAATGTTGATGCCTACTTTGGTACCAACGACCTGCAAAATTTATTAGCTACTGTAGGCGCAAACTATAAACACGAGTTGATTGGCGAGCGTTTATTAACCACGCCTTCCCACTTTGCTTATTTTAAAATTGCTGAGGGCTGTAACCGCCCGTGCTCGTTTTGCGCTATCCCTTTGATGAGGGGTAAACACCTGAGCTCACCTATTGAGCAACTGGTTGAGGATGCTAAGAAATTGGCTAAAAACGGAACAAAAGAACTCATCCTGATTGCACAGGATCTGACTTATTATGGTCTTGATCTTTATGGCAAACGTAACCTTGATGAATTACTTCGTCGCTTATCTGACGTAAATGGTATTGAATGGATCAGGCTGCAATACGCTTACCCATCAGGCTTCCCGATGGAGATCCTGGATGTGATGAACGAGCGTGAAAATATTTGCAAATACATGGATATGCCTTTGCAGCACATCACCGATAACATGCTGAAATCAATGCGCCGGGGCATCACCAAGCAAAAAACCATTGATATTGTGAACGAGATCCGCGACCGCCTACCGGGCATTGCTATGCGTACTACGTTAATCACGGGTTACCCGGGCGAAACCCAGCAGGATTTTGAAGAGATGGCACAATGGGTTGAGGATACCAAGTTCGACCGTTTGGGCTGTTTCACCTATTCGCACGAGGAAAAAACCCACGCCCATACTTTGGTTGATGATGTACCTGAAGAAGTAAAACAGGAGCGTGCCGATGCCATTATGGAAATTCAGCAGGGCATCTCGTTCGATAAGAACCAGGAGAAGATTGGCAATACTTATAAAGTGCTGATTGACAAAAAGGATGGTGGCTATTTTGTTGGCCGTACAGAATTTGATTCGCCCGAGGTTGATAACGAAGTTTTGATTGATGCCAGCATTGATTATGCTACCGTTGGCAGCTTTGTTAACGTAAAGATAGACAGCGCCGAAGACTTTGACCTTTATGGACAAATTGTAAAATAA
- a CDS encoding NAD(P)/FAD-dependent oxidoreductase, protein MLEPSFSYWERTAFTDNADVIIIGSGLVGLSAALQLKKQQSTLKVLVLERGFLPSGASTKNAGFACFGTVSEQIEAINHSSETEAMRLVAYKWKGLQRLRENLGDANIDYYQYGGHELFMDHEENRARECIDQINHLNKLLQHAIGHADIYSVADEKIAGFGFNKVKHIIYNPFEGQIHTGKMMRALLYKAYQLGVLVLNNCSISVIGQEDQHIRLSTSQGIFKAGKVILATNAFASQLYPQLDVVPGRGQVMVTKRVPGLKLKGTYHFNQGYYYFRNIDGRVLFGGGRNLNYKAEETWNFGHTDEVKQQLINYLNEMVLPGQNVEIDYWWSGIMGFGQEISPIVKQVQPNIFCAVRCNGMGVAMGSLVGEEVAKLLLNS, encoded by the coding sequence ATGTTGGAGCCATCATTCTCATACTGGGAGCGTACAGCCTTTACCGATAACGCCGATGTTATCATTATTGGCAGCGGACTTGTTGGCCTTAGTGCAGCCCTTCAGTTAAAAAAACAGCAATCAACCTTAAAAGTTTTAGTGTTGGAACGCGGCTTCTTACCCTCAGGCGCCAGTACTAAAAACGCTGGTTTTGCCTGTTTTGGTACAGTTTCGGAGCAAATTGAAGCAATAAATCATTCATCAGAAACGGAGGCCATGCGCTTGGTAGCTTACAAGTGGAAAGGACTGCAACGTTTAAGGGAAAATTTGGGTGACGCTAATATCGATTATTATCAATATGGCGGACATGAACTGTTTATGGATCATGAGGAAAACCGCGCACGTGAGTGCATTGATCAAATAAACCACCTTAACAAATTATTACAACATGCTATAGGCCATGCTGACATTTATTCAGTAGCCGATGAAAAAATTGCAGGTTTTGGCTTCAATAAAGTGAAGCATATCATATACAACCCTTTTGAAGGACAGATCCATACCGGCAAAATGATGCGTGCTCTTTTATATAAAGCATACCAACTCGGCGTATTGGTACTTAATAATTGCAGTATTTCCGTTATCGGGCAGGAAGATCAGCACATCAGGCTAAGTACCTCGCAAGGTATTTTTAAAGCGGGCAAAGTGATCCTGGCTACCAATGCTTTTGCAAGCCAGCTATATCCTCAGCTTGATGTAGTGCCCGGCCGCGGACAAGTAATGGTTACCAAGCGTGTTCCCGGGTTAAAACTTAAAGGTACCTATCATTTTAACCAGGGTTATTACTACTTCCGCAATATTGATGGACGGGTATTGTTCGGCGGCGGCCGTAACCTCAATTATAAAGCTGAAGAAACCTGGAATTTTGGCCATACCGATGAAGTTAAACAGCAATTGATAAACTATCTGAACGAGATGGTCCTCCCCGGCCAAAATGTAGAGATTGATTATTGGTGGAGCGGCATCATGGGTTTCGGGCAGGAGATCAGCCCGATAGTAAAACAAGTGCAGCCTAATATTTTTTGCGCCGTGAGATGCAATGGCATGGGCGTTGCGATGGGGAGCTTGGTAGGTGAGGAAGTGGCAAAGTTGTTACTTAATTCGTAA
- a CDS encoding GxxExxY protein, which produces MAYENDSLTEKIIGCCFEVHKHLGPGFIEKVYSKALQHQLQLESLAFETEKKFELYFKEKCVGEFRCDFFIEGKVILEIKAVTGPFMPVIFQKQLLSYLKASKIKTGLLINFGNVSCSVKRLSV; this is translated from the coding sequence ATGGCTTATGAAAACGACTCGTTAACCGAAAAAATAATAGGATGTTGTTTTGAGGTTCACAAACATTTAGGGCCGGGCTTTATTGAAAAAGTATACTCAAAAGCCTTACAACATCAGTTACAATTGGAAAGTTTAGCTTTCGAAACAGAAAAGAAATTCGAATTATATTTTAAGGAAAAGTGTGTTGGGGAATTTAGATGCGATTTTTTTATTGAGGGAAAAGTCATTCTTGAAATAAAAGCTGTAACAGGGCCTTTCATGCCTGTAATTTTCCAAAAACAACTCTTATCTTATTTAAAAGCAAGTAAAATAAAAACAGGCTTATTGATTAACTTTGGTAATGTAAGTTGTTCAGTAAAAAGACTGTCTGTATAA
- the bshC gene encoding bacillithiol biosynthesis cysteine-adding enzyme BshC — protein sequence MDASCISYKDTGFFSSTVAEYIDNKPELRPFYGYRPDMAGFAGFLKNKKVVADREVLVRVLTKQYECLGKEPGKLCTYSTALTAQNLELLKQDNTYTITTGHQLNIFAGPLYFLYKIATAIKLARQLKTAHPDKNFVPVYWMASEDHDFAEINYTNIGGKKVHWWYEASGATGRIDPVSMRQALNQYKGVLGMEGHATDLAEIVETAYTKFDKLADATRYLVNSLFGQYGLVIIDADDHEFKKQFAPVMEQDIIGQHSFKNITETNQKLHELGVHIQVNPREINFFYLKDQLRERIVFENDSYHVLNTEIGFTEAELKKEIAEYPERFSPNVVMRPLYQECILPNIAYIGGGAEVVYWLELKSNFDHYKIDFPILILRNSALVIKKEQAAKVERMNLDAIDLFKQSDALQTYWIKKHSGHNLSIAEEWREMENLFEKIKLRAYKIDPTLSPSAAAVQARLKKAMDSLEKKLIRAEKRNYSVRLEQLTAVKAELFPKDSLQERSENFGLMYVKWGQTFIDELIRLFEPLDFKFTVLTEK from the coding sequence ATGGACGCATCCTGTATAAGTTATAAAGACACCGGTTTTTTTTCAAGCACAGTTGCCGAATACATCGACAATAAACCCGAACTACGGCCTTTTTATGGTTACCGCCCGGATATGGCCGGTTTTGCCGGGTTTTTGAAAAACAAAAAGGTAGTTGCTGATCGCGAAGTGCTGGTACGTGTTTTAACTAAGCAGTACGAGTGTTTAGGCAAAGAGCCAGGTAAATTATGTACTTATTCAACTGCCCTTACAGCCCAAAACCTGGAGCTGTTAAAACAGGATAATACCTATACCATTACAACCGGCCACCAGTTGAATATCTTCGCCGGGCCTTTATATTTCCTTTATAAAATTGCAACTGCTATCAAACTGGCGCGGCAATTGAAAACCGCCCATCCCGATAAAAATTTTGTGCCTGTTTACTGGATGGCCAGCGAAGACCACGACTTTGCCGAGATCAACTATACCAACATTGGCGGTAAAAAAGTACACTGGTGGTATGAGGCTTCGGGAGCCACAGGTCGTATCGACCCGGTGAGCATGCGCCAGGCACTTAACCAATACAAAGGCGTTTTAGGCATGGAAGGTCACGCTACTGACCTTGCCGAAATTGTTGAAACTGCCTATACCAAATTTGATAAACTTGCCGATGCTACAAGATATCTTGTTAATTCACTTTTCGGACAATATGGTTTAGTTATCATCGATGCCGATGACCATGAGTTTAAAAAACAGTTCGCGCCTGTTATGGAGCAGGACATCATCGGTCAGCACAGTTTTAAAAACATTACCGAAACCAACCAAAAGCTGCATGAACTTGGTGTACACATCCAGGTTAACCCGCGCGAGATCAATTTCTTTTACCTGAAAGACCAGCTTCGCGAGCGGATAGTTTTCGAGAATGACAGCTATCATGTGCTCAATACGGAAATCGGGTTTACTGAAGCTGAGCTGAAAAAGGAGATCGCCGAATATCCCGAACGCTTTAGCCCTAATGTGGTGATGCGCCCGCTGTACCAGGAATGTATTTTACCAAACATCGCCTACATCGGTGGTGGGGCAGAGGTAGTTTACTGGCTCGAGTTGAAATCCAATTTTGATCATTATAAAATTGATTTCCCTATCCTCATCCTTCGCAACTCGGCTTTGGTGATCAAAAAAGAACAGGCCGCCAAGGTTGAACGTATGAACCTTGACGCTATAGACCTGTTTAAACAAAGCGATGCCCTGCAAACCTATTGGATCAAAAAGCACAGCGGCCATAACCTGAGCATCGCCGAAGAATGGCGCGAAATGGAAAACCTTTTTGAGAAAATAAAACTCCGCGCATACAAGATCGACCCTACGCTTTCACCATCAGCTGCGGCTGTACAGGCCCGCCTTAAAAAGGCCATGGATAGCCTTGAAAAGAAACTGATCCGTGCCGAAAAGAGGAATTATAGTGTGCGGTTGGAGCAACTCACCGCCGTTAAAGCCGAGCTCTTCCCGAAAGACAGTTTGCAGGAGCGTTCTGAAAACTTCGGCCTCATGTATGTAAAATGGGGGCAAACTTTTATTGATGAGCTTATCCGCTTGTTTGAACCGCTTGATTTTAAGTTTACGGTATTAACGGAGAAATAA
- the rpmG gene encoding 50S ribosomal protein L33, with amino-acid sequence MAKKGNRVQVILECTEHKTSGMPGMSRYITTKNKKNTTERLELKKFNPVLRKVTVHKEIK; translated from the coding sequence ATGGCAAAAAAAGGCAACAGGGTTCAGGTGATTTTAGAGTGCACCGAACACAAAACAAGCGGTATGCCAGGCATGTCTCGCTATATCACCACTAAGAACAAAAAAAATACAACTGAAAGATTAGAGTTGAAAAAATTCAACCCTGTTTTGAGGAAAGTAACCGTTCACAAAGAGATTAAATAA
- the ftsY gene encoding signal recognition particle-docking protein FtsY, whose translation MGLFDFFKKKENTQQEQQALDTGLEKTKDNFFSKITKAIAGKSTVDDDVLDELEEILVTSDVGVSTTLKIIDRIQARVARDKYVSTNELNALLKDEIQQLLAENNSNDFRNFEYGDHKPYVIMVVGVNGVGKTTTIGKLAHKLKQAGNQVVLGAADTFRAAAVDQIKLWGERVGVKVVAQAMGSDPASVAYDTLRSAVANGDDVAIIDTAGRLHNKVGLMNELTKIKNVMQKVIPGAPHEILLVLDASTGQNAIEQCKQFTEATNVNALALTKLDGTAKGGVVIGISDQFKIPVKYIGVGEGMDHLQLFDRQAFVDSLFKA comes from the coding sequence ATGGGATTATTTGATTTTTTTAAGAAAAAGGAAAACACGCAGCAGGAACAGCAGGCGCTTGATACCGGTTTGGAAAAAACCAAGGATAACTTTTTTTCAAAGATTACCAAAGCCATCGCCGGTAAATCAACCGTTGATGATGATGTGTTGGATGAGCTGGAAGAGATCCTGGTTACATCCGACGTTGGCGTAAGCACCACGCTCAAGATCATTGACAGGATCCAGGCACGTGTTGCCCGCGATAAATACGTAAGCACCAACGAGCTGAACGCCCTGTTAAAAGATGAAATTCAGCAACTGCTTGCCGAAAACAACAGTAACGACTTCCGCAATTTTGAATATGGCGATCATAAGCCATACGTAATTATGGTGGTTGGCGTTAACGGCGTAGGTAAAACCACTACTATAGGCAAGCTGGCCCATAAACTAAAGCAGGCTGGCAACCAGGTTGTTTTAGGTGCTGCCGATACCTTTCGCGCAGCCGCGGTTGACCAGATTAAACTTTGGGGCGAACGTGTTGGGGTAAAAGTTGTTGCCCAGGCCATGGGATCCGATCCGGCTTCGGTTGCTTATGATACCCTTCGCTCGGCTGTGGCCAATGGCGATGATGTGGCTATTATAGATACTGCCGGCCGTTTGCATAACAAAGTTGGCCTGATGAACGAGCTAACCAAGATCAAGAACGTGATGCAAAAGGTGATCCCCGGTGCTCCGCATGAGATACTGCTGGTACTGGACGCCTCAACCGGGCAAAACGCCATTGAGCAATGTAAGCAGTTTACCGAAGCTACCAATGTAAACGCGCTGGCGCTAACCAAATTGGATGGTACAGCTAAAGGTGGTGTGGTTATAGGAATATCAGATCAGTTTAAGATTCCGGTTAAATATATAGGTGTTGGCGAAGGTATGGATCACTTGCAGTTATTTGACAGACAAGCGTTTGTTGATTCGTTGTTTAAAGCTTAA